The following is a genomic window from Colletotrichum lupini chromosome 5, complete sequence.
CATTGATTAGTATAGACCCACCAGAGCAAGAGCTCCAGACCTGCCGAACAATGCAGGCGAAACTCTCATTGATTTTTGATTGATACGTCACTTGACAGCCGCCCGATTACAGTCAACCACCACGCTCCGTCGCACGAGCTTGGCCCATACCGCACAGCTTGACCGAGCCCCGAGAATCGATACTGTGCCTGCTTCTCAATTGATGACAACGATGGCCGTGTCGCGCATTGCGGCATGTCGGGCAATCAATGGCCTGGGGCTTCGCCAGATCGCAAGGTCGCCCGGAACGTCCACAGCAGCTTTACGAGCAAGCACACCTCGGAATGCTTCAAACGTGTGCAGCCATACCCAATTCAGACACCAGAGCACTTCAAATCCTTCTTACAATGGCTCTAAAAGGAACAATGCCTcttctccgccgccgccgccgccaccgccaCCACCTTCCGCAAGTCAGCTTTTGAGGGCGATATCCTTTCGCTCGCTGTTAACTTCCCTGACGCCGAGGGGCATCAAGAGGATGTTTAGAGAAAGTCCAGAGGAGCTCGTACTAGCACTAGCAATGTGAGCTATCTCAAGCCGTCGCTGTTTTCTAGGATAAATAGCTGACCCGAAGTTCTCAGTCTTGCTGGCTTGGCAGGTGTTTCCATCTACATCGTCAAGTTGTACTTCGACTACTTCATGGCCCGTCAGTTCACCAAGTATCCCAAGCCCATCGCCAAATCCCTCCGCCGAGCCCTCTACTACACAAACATCAGCCCCGATCCGAATCTCGCGAGGAAATACTACAAACAAGCACTGGAACAATGCAATGAACTCCAGCTAGACCCGTTCTCAGATGATGTTTTGGGCATTAGGATCCAGACCGCGGCATGGCTCGAAAAGATCGGAAACTACCAAGGAGCCATTACTGTGTTGGATTCTGTGCTCAGAGACTGCCTCAAGTGGGTGGAATGGATGGAGAACTCCGTTGCAGATGGAACAGTAGAAAAGTCAGGAAAGCCGCCTGCCGCGAAGCCTCTGTTGGAAAATCAACGACTCGCAGTTCCGGAGAATGGCGAGGAGAAGGTTATCGAAAACCTGTGGCATAAGCGCACCCGCCTTCTGGCCAAAGCCGTCGGAACTAGCACTAAGCTTGGTGCCCTTTACTCGGACGAGCATGTTTTGGAGCCAGAAAACTCCCTGGCCCGACTAACGTGGGCCGTCGAAACGGCACTGGCAGAGTCAAAACGACGCCACAAGGAAGGTGTCAAGAAGGATGAAGGTTCTTGGATGAGCCCAGAAGAAATTGGCGGTGCCATGGAGTGTTGGTCTCCCATGAAGCCCCCTATATCGTACCCACTTTCAGGTTACTGACAGAGTTGATAGCCCTCGCCCAACACTACGAGACTAAATCCCAGTTCCATCTGGCAGTACCTCTCTTGTTCCAAGCATTACGACTTTGTGCTAGCCCTTGTCATCGAGTAACTATCAGTATGTCCTCAGGCCCCTGGACTTGAGTTGGAGTATATTTCAAAAATCAAACTGACACACTCTCCAGTGAACAATCTGGCTGCAGCATTTGCCCAGCACCCTCTTCAGACCCCGCTGGACGCCATTCCCAACGCGCCTGCCACTTCCGACGCAATAGTCAGTCCCGACATGCCAACAGACCGAGCCGGACTCTTGGAAGCTGCGAAGAACTGGGCTAGCAATGCTTACTCACACTCAAAGGATGTCAAGGGAGAGGACCGAACCGAAGAGTGTGACGAAGCTTGCGCCGTAGCATTAACAAACATGGGTGACATCGCTGCCCTACTGGGAAAGAAGGAGGACGCAAGAAAGCGTTTCCAGTAGGCAATCGACATGAGCAGGAAGATTGGCTTCGGTCCCGGCATCTCCCAGGCCGAAGCGGGACTTCAAAAACTCTAGGATTATAGAGATACGGCCATACAGACTGCTGGACCGCCCCGGGAATGTGTTCCTCGCCTCGCTTGAGGTATTGCCGGGGCAAACCGGGAGCATCAGGATCCCATGTCGGCGAGCATATGAACATATCAAAAAGACGAGAGTGATGGTCCCCTCGCGCCCGCAAAGACCCTGCATAGGGCTAGGACTTGGCCAACAGAGACATGAAGCCGCTTCTGCAGCATCCTTCCTTTGACATGGACCTTTTTCAAATCGATTAGCATGGGTCCGCATATGTGAACCGAAAATAGGTAGATGATGGGGTCTTTATGCCTTCCTACGCCGTATCAATGGATTCTTGACTGGGGCGCATATGAGGACGGAGAAATACCACGACGGTAGCCAGGGGCCTCGACTAGGTCGGATTCAGCAGCATCATTGCATCCGGTGCAGGAAGTCCCGACTGCCATAATTGTTGGAGCCACCGCCCATCTAGAAAGATGGCAAACGAATCGAGTTGCTTGGAAGCCAGAAACGGACCCCCTTAAGCTCGATACAGTACCAGCAGTCCCATTACACCAGTAGCAACGAAAGTGCATACAACCGAATTTGAACCGAGCCGTTGAATGAGTACTTGTTCCGTATCGAAGAGCTATGCGAGGCCCAAGAAACGAAGCCGCCACAGTCTCTCACAGTCTCTCAGCCGGTCTCTCTTATGGTGTAAGGCGACGCTTTGATCAAACACAGGACTGCTATGAACCCCTAAACACTCCCGAAGCCCAAGGCCATGATTCTGATGGTTCGAGGGAACTCATCGTCGAAATTGGGACCATAGGTGCCCAGAAACTCGCATGGGGCCAAAATGTGCTCT
Proteins encoded in this region:
- a CDS encoding TPR domain-containing protein, whose translation is MAWGFARSQGRPERPQQLYEQAHLGMLQTNNASSPPPPPPPPPPSASQLLRAISFRSLLTSLTPRGIKRMFRESPEELVLALAILAGLAGVSIYIVKLYFDYFMARQFTKYPKPIAKSLRRALYYTNISPDPNLARKYYKQALEQCNELQLDPFSDDVLGIRIQTAAWLEKIGNYQGAITVLDSVLRDCLKWVEWMENSVADGTVEKSGKPPAAKPLLENQRLAVPENGEEKVIENLWHKRTRLLAKAVGTSTKLGALYSDEHVLEPENSLARLTWAVETALAESKRRHKEGVKKDEGSWMSPEEIGGAMESLAQHYETKSQFHLAVPLLFQALRLCASPCHRVTIMNNLAAAFAQHPLQTPLDAIPNAPATSDAIVSPDMPTDRAGLLEAAKNWASNAYSHSKDVKGEDRTEECDEACAVALTNMGDIAALLGKKEDARKRFQ